From a single Mesorhizobium shangrilense genomic region:
- a CDS encoding ABC transporter ATP-binding protein, producing MTGSLAASNLSVRYETPHGAVHALRHVDIEAHPGEVIGIVGESGCGKSTLVTALANLLPANARVDGSISYNGIDLAKLDAHRQRLLRGDEIALVGQDPMTAFNPVLTIGDQLVDFQHHRKDLGRAQKRARIAAMLGRVGIADAERRMSCYPHELSGGMRQRVAIAAALLTDPGLLIADEPTTALDVTMEAQIIHLLRELRREYNGIIIVVSHHLGVIAELCDRVYVMYAGEVVEGGEVDAIFHNAGHPYTQALLACDPARFHERLARLPTIPGTLPSLTQPPSGCVYAPRCDRAFSPCGSVAPPLAKLSATHVARCHAVAP from the coding sequence ATGACCGGCTCGCTCGCGGCTAGCAACCTCAGCGTCCGCTACGAGACGCCTCATGGTGCCGTGCACGCACTGCGCCATGTCGACATCGAAGCGCATCCGGGCGAAGTGATCGGCATCGTCGGCGAGAGTGGCTGCGGCAAGTCCACGCTGGTCACCGCTTTGGCGAACCTGTTGCCAGCCAACGCTCGCGTCGACGGCTCGATCAGCTACAACGGCATCGACCTGGCAAAGCTCGATGCCCACCGCCAGCGCCTGCTGCGCGGCGACGAGATCGCCCTGGTCGGCCAGGATCCGATGACTGCCTTCAACCCCGTGCTGACCATCGGCGACCAGCTGGTCGATTTCCAGCACCATCGCAAGGACCTTGGCCGAGCACAGAAGCGCGCGCGCATCGCCGCGATGCTCGGCCGCGTCGGTATCGCGGACGCCGAACGGCGCATGAGCTGCTATCCGCACGAACTGTCGGGAGGCATGCGCCAGCGCGTCGCCATCGCCGCTGCCTTGCTGACCGATCCTGGCCTGCTCATCGCCGACGAACCGACGACGGCGCTCGATGTCACCATGGAGGCGCAGATCATCCATCTGCTGCGCGAACTCAGGCGCGAATACAACGGCATCATCATCGTCGTTTCGCACCATCTCGGCGTCATCGCCGAACTCTGCGACCGCGTCTATGTCATGTATGCCGGCGAGGTGGTCGAAGGCGGCGAGGTCGATGCGATCTTCCACAATGCGGGGCATCCCTACACGCAAGCCTTGCTCGCCTGCGATCCGGCGCGCTTCCACGAAAGGCTGGCAAGACTGCCGACGATCCCCGGTACTCTGCCCAGCCTGACCCAGCCACCGTCCGGATGTGTCTACGCACCGCGCTGCGACCGTGCCTTTTCGCCATGTGGCTCTGTCGCGCCGCCGCTGGCGAAGCTTTCCGCCACCCATGTCGCTCGCTGCCATGCGGTGGCGCCATGA
- a CDS encoding trimethylamine methyltransferase family protein yields MERIAARRRPGRPQREIGGIEQRPWKQLTRPYQPIEILSADQVQTIHEMGLTILEEIGMRVLQPQARQFYRSAGCDVDEGEMRVRFDRAMVMEHVAMVPSSFELRARNPEKNVKVGGRHCILSSVGGPAYVMDNDRGRRPGTYAEMCDYLKLIQSFNVLHQEGGGPFEPLDLHQNTRHLDLYYAEITLLDKNWQPQALGRGRAVDALEMVAISLGTTRENLANEMPVFTGIINTNSPLQLDEPMAEGLIALAEHGQVNVITPFTLAGAMSPVTLAGALSQQHAEALAGIVLTQIVRPGVPVMYGGFTSNVDMKTGAPAFGTPEYTQAAQITGQLCRLIGVPFRSSNVTAANSVDAQAAYESAMSLWGCLMGGANLVLHAAGWLGGGLTASFEKLVIDAEMLQMMSAYFDPPVVDIDTLALEAVREVGPAGHFFGAAHTMQRYERAFYSPLVSNWDNYDTWMERGQVTARERANVIWKRMVAEYEQPPIDPGIDEALRDYMERRKREGGCPLN; encoded by the coding sequence ATGGAACGGATTGCAGCGCGTCGCAGACCCGGCCGTCCACAGCGCGAGATCGGCGGCATCGAACAGCGCCCATGGAAACAACTGACGCGGCCCTACCAGCCGATCGAAATCCTGTCGGCCGACCAGGTCCAGACCATCCATGAGATGGGCCTGACCATTCTCGAAGAGATCGGCATGCGCGTGCTCCAGCCGCAGGCGCGGCAGTTCTATCGCTCGGCGGGCTGCGATGTCGACGAAGGAGAGATGCGGGTGCGCTTCGACCGTGCCATGGTGATGGAGCACGTCGCCATGGTGCCGTCATCGTTCGAGTTGCGCGCCCGCAATCCGGAGAAGAATGTGAAGGTCGGCGGGCGGCACTGCATCCTGTCGTCGGTCGGTGGCCCGGCCTATGTCATGGACAATGATCGCGGCCGCCGGCCCGGCACCTATGCCGAGATGTGCGATTACCTGAAGCTGATCCAGTCGTTCAACGTGCTGCATCAGGAAGGCGGCGGACCGTTCGAGCCGCTCGACCTGCACCAGAACACGCGTCACCTCGACCTCTACTATGCCGAGATCACGTTGCTGGACAAGAACTGGCAGCCGCAGGCGCTTGGCCGCGGACGCGCCGTCGACGCGCTCGAAATGGTGGCGATCTCGCTCGGCACAACGCGCGAAAACCTGGCCAACGAAATGCCTGTCTTTACCGGCATCATCAACACCAATTCGCCGCTGCAACTCGACGAGCCTATGGCCGAAGGCCTGATCGCGCTGGCCGAGCATGGCCAGGTCAACGTCATCACGCCTTTCACGCTTGCAGGGGCGATGAGCCCGGTGACGCTCGCCGGCGCGCTGTCGCAGCAGCATGCCGAAGCGCTGGCCGGCATCGTGCTGACGCAGATCGTGCGCCCTGGCGTGCCGGTGATGTATGGCGGCTTCACGTCCAATGTCGACATGAAGACCGGCGCGCCGGCCTTCGGCACGCCTGAATACACGCAGGCCGCCCAGATCACCGGGCAGCTCTGTCGGCTGATCGGCGTGCCGTTCCGTTCCAGCAATGTGACCGCCGCCAATTCGGTCGACGCGCAGGCGGCCTATGAGAGCGCCATGTCGCTTTGGGGTTGCCTGATGGGCGGCGCCAATCTGGTGCTGCACGCAGCCGGCTGGCTCGGCGGCGGATTGACGGCGTCGTTCGAGAAATTGGTCATCGACGCCGAGATGCTGCAGATGATGTCCGCCTATTTCGACCCGCCGGTGGTCGACATCGATACGCTGGCGCTGGAAGCGGTACGCGAGGTCGGTCCGGCCGGGCATTTCTTCGGCGCGGCGCACACGATGCAGCGCTACGAGCGCGCCTTCTACTCGCCGCTGGTCTCCAACTGGGACAATTACGACACATGGATGGAACGCGGCCAGGTGACGGCGCGCGAGCGCGCCAACGTCATCTGGAAGCGCATGGTCGCCGAATATGAGCAGCCGCCGATCGATCCCGGCATCGACGAAGCACTGCGGGACTATATGGAACGCCGCAAACGCGAGGGCGGTTGCCCGCTGAATTAG
- a CDS encoding ABC transporter substrate-binding protein: MTRWNMDRRAFLKAAGALGAGLTMKPGFAWSAAGDTLRIRMEGDLQTLDPAFMNGGIEDVIMRGIYVTLNHFGDIQKGSPWAPWGAEKLEQKDPKTIAFTLIDGLKWSNGFGAVTADDVKFSFERIADKTLSSPWAYQFEKLDRVEVVDARSGIIHLKEPYQPIFVTSLPYYGGHIISRAGTEKAGGKFTTQPPASCGPYVFSDWQQKQKVTLTANPDWPGPKPDFGKVEIFVVADDQAAQLAYEAEAFDYTKIAISATKAVKASPPADTTLIEAQSTRYVWLTINMLSPRLKDPKVRQAVQYGVDVGQILTGVYDDLTKRSTGVVQPGTKFARASNLIAAPDYEKSAALLAEAGVSNLSLTLTVMNDSIRTATAQIIQASLEQAGIKVDIQPYDEAAFWGVGDKTQGDGYKNIDLALMDFAGGVDPSENLVWFRPDQIGAYNWSGFDSPEFETSYQQLVAESDEAKRIALSNRMEDLMEQSGGFVFICHQPLVVVHKTDFESVIYPDGHPNPVLFKKKA; encoded by the coding sequence ATGACACGATGGAACATGGACAGACGTGCCTTCCTGAAGGCAGCGGGCGCGCTGGGCGCCGGCCTGACGATGAAGCCCGGCTTCGCCTGGTCGGCGGCCGGCGATACGCTGCGCATTCGCATGGAAGGCGATCTGCAGACGCTCGATCCCGCCTTCATGAATGGCGGCATCGAGGACGTCATCATGCGCGGCATCTATGTGACGCTGAACCATTTCGGCGATATCCAGAAAGGGTCGCCCTGGGCGCCCTGGGGCGCTGAGAAGCTTGAGCAGAAGGACCCGAAGACCATCGCCTTCACCTTGATCGACGGGCTGAAATGGTCGAACGGTTTTGGCGCTGTCACCGCCGATGACGTGAAATTCTCGTTCGAGCGTATCGCCGACAAGACCCTTTCATCGCCCTGGGCCTATCAGTTCGAGAAGCTCGACCGCGTCGAGGTCGTCGATGCCAGGTCCGGCATCATCCATTTGAAGGAACCCTATCAGCCGATCTTCGTCACCAGCCTGCCCTATTATGGCGGGCACATCATCAGCCGCGCCGGCACGGAAAAGGCGGGCGGCAAGTTTACGACCCAGCCGCCGGCCTCTTGCGGTCCCTATGTCTTCAGCGACTGGCAGCAGAAGCAGAAGGTGACGCTGACAGCCAACCCCGACTGGCCAGGCCCGAAGCCGGATTTCGGCAAGGTCGAGATCTTCGTCGTCGCCGATGATCAGGCAGCACAACTGGCCTACGAGGCCGAGGCCTTCGACTACACCAAGATCGCCATTTCGGCGACCAAGGCGGTCAAGGCGAGCCCGCCCGCCGACACAACCCTGATCGAGGCCCAGTCGACCCGTTACGTCTGGCTGACCATCAACATGCTGAGCCCGCGCCTCAAGGATCCAAAAGTCCGCCAGGCCGTGCAGTATGGCGTCGATGTCGGGCAGATCCTCACGGGCGTCTATGACGATCTCACCAAGCGCTCCACCGGCGTCGTCCAGCCCGGAACCAAATTCGCGCGTGCGAGCAACCTGATTGCAGCACCAGACTATGAAAAGTCGGCTGCGCTGTTGGCCGAGGCCGGCGTCAGCAATCTGTCGCTGACCTTGACCGTGATGAACGATTCCATCCGCACCGCGACAGCCCAGATCATCCAGGCCAGTCTTGAGCAGGCCGGCATCAAGGTCGATATCCAGCCCTATGACGAGGCGGCGTTCTGGGGCGTTGGCGACAAGACGCAAGGCGACGGTTACAAGAACATCGATCTCGCGCTGATGGATTTCGCTGGCGGCGTCGACCCGTCCGAAAATCTGGTCTGGTTCCGCCCCGACCAGATCGGCGCCTACAACTGGTCCGGCTTCGACAGTCCCGAGTTCGAGACGAGCTACCAGCAGCTGGTAGCGGAAAGCGACGAAGCCAAACGCATCGCTCTATCCAACCGCATGGAAGACCTGATGGAGCAATCCGGCGGCTTCGTCTTCATCTGCCACCAGCCGTTGGTTGTCGTCCACAAGACGGATTTCGAGTCGGTCATCTATCCCGACGGCCACCCCAATCCGGTGCTGTTCAAGAAGAAGGCATGA
- a CDS encoding ABC transporter ATP-binding protein, with amino-acid sequence MSPLLAVDDLSVTFARRGLLSRLINPFPLPGFNVIDGVTLSLMPGETLGLVGESGSGKTTLARTILGLVRAAAGRITFEGRDVATPADFRAMRRHSAMMFQDPVASLSPRLRIGTLLTEPQIIQGLPTPDRRAAAKALLALVGLPASFVDRFPHELSGGQARRVGVARALAMKPHLLLADEPTAGLDVSVQGDVLNLIGELKRELGFAAMIVTHNLATIRHVSDRLAIMYLGRLVETGPTQDVFSAPMHPYTATLIRSEPVPDPRRRSQNPAVTGEIPSVFRRPSGCEFHTRCPIAQARCKSEAPAYRERGAGRMVRCHFPLETGGQEREAFSRASANQRGN; translated from the coding sequence ATGAGCCCGCTGCTCGCCGTCGACGACCTGTCGGTGACCTTTGCCCGCAGAGGCCTGCTCAGCCGCCTGATCAATCCGTTCCCGCTGCCGGGCTTCAACGTCATCGACGGCGTGACGCTGTCGCTGATGCCGGGCGAAACGCTGGGCCTGGTCGGCGAATCCGGCTCCGGCAAGACCACGCTTGCCCGCACCATCCTTGGCCTGGTGCGCGCGGCGGCCGGGCGGATCACTTTCGAGGGCAGGGACGTTGCGACGCCGGCCGATTTCCGCGCCATGCGCCGGCACTCGGCGATGATGTTCCAGGACCCAGTCGCCTCGCTCAGCCCCCGCTTGCGCATTGGCACGCTGCTGACAGAACCGCAGATCATTCAAGGGCTGCCGACGCCGGACCGCCGCGCCGCTGCCAAGGCGCTGCTGGCACTGGTCGGCCTGCCGGCATCCTTTGTCGACCGGTTTCCGCACGAGCTCTCGGGCGGGCAGGCGCGCCGCGTCGGCGTCGCCCGGGCTCTGGCGATGAAGCCGCATCTTCTGCTTGCCGACGAGCCGACCGCGGGCCTCGATGTGTCCGTGCAGGGCGATGTGCTCAACCTGATCGGCGAGTTGAAGCGCGAACTCGGCTTCGCCGCCATGATCGTCACCCACAATCTGGCGACGATCCGCCATGTCAGCGACCGCTTGGCCATCATGTATCTCGGCCGGCTGGTCGAGACGGGGCCGACACAGGATGTGTTCTCCGCGCCCATGCACCCCTACACGGCGACGCTGATCCGCTCCGAGCCGGTGCCCGATCCGCGCCGGCGCAGTCAAAATCCGGCCGTCACCGGCGAGATTCCCAGCGTGTTTCGGCGGCCCTCGGGCTGCGAGTTCCACACACGCTGCCCGATCGCTCAGGCACGCTGCAAGAGCGAGGCGCCGGCCTATCGAGAGCGAGGCGCCGGCCGGATGGTGCGCTGCCATTTCCCGCTGGAGACAGGCGGGCAAGAACGGGAAGCCTTCTCACGCGCTTCCGCAAACCAAAGGGGAAACTGA
- a CDS encoding TetR/AcrR family transcriptional regulator: protein MTEAGSAPEKRKRGAKKSPPRFSREQADVRRAMLIEAAARCLSVGGIGAFTVDRICKEAGVSRGLINHHFEGRDGLLVEVYKSSLYASVNNQIAEAKRRRAEASDWPPEASLAALVRSNFSPEYFSRDNLLIWLSLWGEIAVNPRLKAAHRELYDAYRAELAEDIAAVAVPRGRPVDAPALARNFIALVDGLWLEWCLDESVVTPQAAEAAGFEMLEAQVGPLRDA, encoded by the coding sequence ATGACAGAAGCGGGATCAGCCCCTGAAAAACGTAAGCGTGGCGCCAAGAAATCGCCGCCGCGCTTCAGCCGCGAGCAGGCGGATGTGCGCCGCGCCATGCTGATCGAGGCGGCGGCGCGCTGCCTGTCGGTCGGTGGCATCGGCGCCTTCACCGTCGATCGCATCTGCAAGGAAGCCGGTGTCTCGCGCGGCCTGATCAACCATCATTTCGAGGGGCGCGACGGGCTTCTGGTCGAGGTCTACAAATCCTCGCTCTATGCCAGCGTCAACAACCAGATCGCCGAGGCCAAGCGCCGTCGCGCCGAGGCATCCGACTGGCCGCCGGAGGCGTCGCTCGCCGCACTGGTGCGCTCCAACTTCTCGCCCGAATATTTCAGCCGCGACAATCTGCTGATCTGGCTGTCCTTATGGGGTGAGATCGCCGTCAATCCGCGCCTCAAGGCAGCGCATCGGGAACTCTACGATGCCTACCGTGCGGAACTCGCGGAGGATATCGCGGCCGTCGCCGTGCCGCGTGGCAGGCCTGTCGACGCCCCCGCGCTAGCCCGCAATTTCATCGCCCTGGTCGACGGGCTCTGGCTCGAATGGTGTCTCGACGAAAGCGTGGTGACACCTCAAGCGGCCGAAGCCGCCGGCTTCGAGATGCTTGAGGCGCAGGTCGGGCCTTTGCGGGACGCCTAA
- a CDS encoding FAD-dependent oxidoreductase, whose translation MTCNPRYEILFEPMRIGPVTAPNRFYQVPHASGMTNALPRVRAAFREAKAEGGWGVICTGACSIDPTSDDTPLPFATLWDKNDIRAHALMTEAVHRHGSLAGVELWHGGASVMNRTSRLPPLSPSGIPWMATHVGFMGNLRPKTMDKADIREVLRCQAEAARKARTAGFDVVYVYAGMGYLGYEFLLPEYNHRVDEYGGSIDNRVRFVREMIEVTKDAVGKDCGVALRVSLEELRGRPGRNQPSEAHELIELLADLPDLFDVKMDSSPTDCSASRFTGEGSHEPVIDFVKSLTRKPVVGVGRFTSPDAMVSQIKRGVLDFIGGARPSIADPFLPAKIREGREAEIRECIGCNICISSWHDGVPVRCTQNPTAGEEWRRGWHPERVERADKPERILIVGGGPAGLECAVTLGRRGHEVTLADSSRSFGGRLTFEKTLPGLAAWNRVVDYRLGRLGEMSNVALYPESTLGVDEILDLAPDRVVLATGARWTNMLYSSLEIPVGRLDHPNVFTPDDIAGGRLPEGPTLVFDFDNYYMGGVLTEHLAAQGIPVSYVTPAGQASAWTIMTNELPLVHRALARRKVAVTTLHLLKSFDGETATLAHLFTGEETRLACRSVLIVGLRLPHGELFKALTERADDVVAAGIRSVDRIGDTLAPGAIAHAVHSGHKLAQEIGATIRWQPYRRDTPIVDAVENFDMRTAAE comes from the coding sequence ATGACCTGTAATCCTCGTTACGAAATCCTGTTCGAACCGATGCGGATCGGGCCTGTCACGGCGCCGAACCGTTTCTATCAAGTGCCCCACGCAAGTGGCATGACAAACGCGCTGCCACGGGTCCGTGCCGCCTTTCGCGAGGCCAAGGCCGAGGGCGGATGGGGCGTGATCTGCACCGGCGCCTGTTCGATCGACCCCACTTCGGACGACACGCCGCTGCCTTTCGCCACCCTGTGGGACAAGAACGATATCCGCGCGCATGCGCTGATGACGGAGGCGGTGCATCGCCATGGATCGCTTGCCGGCGTGGAACTCTGGCACGGCGGCGCTTCGGTGATGAACAGGACAAGCCGGCTGCCGCCACTGTCGCCATCCGGGATTCCATGGATGGCCACCCATGTCGGCTTCATGGGCAATCTGCGGCCAAAGACGATGGACAAGGCCGACATACGCGAGGTGTTGCGATGCCAGGCCGAGGCGGCGCGCAAGGCGCGCACCGCCGGTTTCGATGTCGTCTACGTCTATGCCGGCATGGGCTATCTCGGCTACGAATTCCTGCTGCCCGAATACAATCATCGCGTCGACGAATATGGCGGATCGATCGACAATCGCGTGCGCTTCGTGCGAGAGATGATCGAAGTCACCAAGGATGCGGTGGGCAAGGATTGTGGCGTCGCGTTGCGGGTCAGCCTCGAGGAACTGCGCGGCCGGCCCGGCCGCAATCAGCCCTCCGAGGCCCACGAGCTTATCGAACTGCTGGCCGACCTTCCCGACCTGTTCGACGTCAAGATGGATTCCAGCCCGACCGACTGCTCGGCGTCCCGCTTCACCGGCGAAGGCAGCCATGAGCCGGTGATCGACTTCGTCAAATCGCTGACCAGGAAACCGGTGGTCGGCGTCGGCCGCTTCACCTCGCCCGATGCCATGGTCTCGCAGATCAAGCGCGGCGTGCTGGATTTCATCGGTGGCGCGCGCCCTTCGATCGCCGACCCGTTCCTGCCGGCCAAGATCCGCGAAGGCCGCGAGGCGGAAATCCGCGAATGCATCGGCTGCAATATCTGCATTTCGAGCTGGCATGACGGCGTGCCGGTGCGCTGCACCCAGAACCCGACCGCCGGCGAGGAATGGCGGCGCGGCTGGCATCCCGAACGCGTCGAACGCGCCGACAAGCCCGAGCGAATCCTCATTGTCGGCGGCGGACCTGCCGGGCTCGAATGCGCCGTAACCCTCGGCCGTCGCGGCCATGAGGTGACACTTGCCGACAGCAGCCGGTCCTTCGGCGGGCGGCTGACCTTCGAGAAGACGCTGCCTGGCCTCGCCGCCTGGAACCGCGTCGTCGATTACCGGCTCGGGCGCCTCGGCGAGATGAGCAATGTCGCGCTCTACCCAGAGAGCACGCTCGGCGTCGATGAGATCCTCGACCTGGCGCCGGACCGCGTGGTGCTGGCGACCGGCGCGCGCTGGACGAACATGCTCTATTCCTCGCTGGAAATTCCGGTCGGCCGGCTCGACCATCCGAATGTGTTCACCCCAGACGACATTGCCGGCGGCCGGCTTCCCGAAGGGCCGACGCTCGTCTTCGATTTCGACAATTATTACATGGGCGGCGTCCTCACCGAGCATCTGGCCGCGCAGGGCATTCCGGTCAGCTATGTGACCCCCGCTGGCCAGGCGTCCGCATGGACGATCATGACCAACGAGCTGCCGCTGGTGCACCGGGCGCTGGCACGACGCAAGGTGGCGGTGACGACGCTGCATTTGCTGAAATCCTTCGACGGCGAGACGGCGACGCTGGCGCATCTCTTCACCGGCGAGGAGACCCGCCTGGCCTGCCGCTCGGTGCTGATCGTCGGGCTGAGATTGCCGCACGGCGAACTCTTCAAGGCGCTGACGGAACGGGCCGACGACGTTGTTGCTGCCGGCATCCGCAGTGTCGATCGCATCGGCGACACGCTGGCCCCCGGCGCCATCGCCCATGCCGTGCACAGCGGCCACAAGTTGGCTCAGGAGATCGGCGCGACTATTCGCTGGCAGCCCTATCGCCGCGATACGCCGATCGTCGACGCGGTCGAGAATTTCGATATGCGCACGGCAGCCGAATAG